A single window of Candidatus Binatia bacterium DNA harbors:
- a CDS encoding 1-acyl-sn-glycerol-3-phosphate acyltransferase yields the protein MARLADLEDRVDRELGRRQQGLGPAGELALDLVRESWRRGARLARELTSGGPSGLVASWLAGPAVGELGFDERAADAFGEVVHLSASRWVGLGGRPNRELPQDRGVLVLLNRSGWPLPVEAVVLWAWLRHGQPGAGCRPMAVLWHEELPELPWISDFLRKIGLVPATADNAAAVLERGGIVLAFPEGRSASSKTYDRRYRLARFEGTAVLEAAVACESAIVPGAVIGSEESFALLGHIGGLPCTLQFPLFGLFGLLPLPLAWSVCLGAPLSQVSVSAGPATVDDIADTVRARMQALLAEMLADRPFSRRP from the coding sequence GTGGCGCGCCTTGCCGACCTCGAAGACCGCGTCGACCGGGAACTCGGGCGACGGCAGCAGGGCCTCGGCCCGGCCGGAGAGCTGGCCCTCGACCTCGTGCGCGAATCCTGGCGGCGCGGCGCCCGGCTTGCCCGGGAGCTGACCTCCGGCGGCCCGAGCGGCCTCGTCGCGTCGTGGCTGGCGGGGCCGGCAGTCGGCGAGCTTGGCTTCGACGAGAGGGCGGCCGACGCCTTCGGCGAGGTCGTCCACCTGTCCGCTTCGCGCTGGGTCGGACTCGGCGGCCGCCCGAACCGGGAGCTTCCGCAGGATCGCGGCGTCCTCGTGCTGCTCAACCGCAGCGGCTGGCCGCTGCCGGTCGAAGCCGTCGTGCTGTGGGCCTGGCTTCGCCACGGGCAGCCGGGAGCCGGATGCAGGCCGATGGCGGTGCTGTGGCACGAGGAACTCCCCGAACTGCCGTGGATCAGCGATTTCCTTAGGAAAATCGGGCTCGTCCCGGCCACAGCCGACAACGCGGCAGCTGTGCTCGAACGCGGAGGCATCGTGCTGGCGTTTCCCGAGGGCCGCTCGGCCTCGTCCAAGACTTACGATCGTCGTTATCGTCTCGCGCGATTCGAAGGTACCGCGGTCCTCGAGGCGGCAGTTGCGTGCGAATCCGCGATCGTTCCGGGAGCAGTGATCGGCAGCGAGGAAAGCTTCGCGCTGCTCGGGCACATTGGGGGCTTGCCGTGCACGCTGCAGTTTCCACTGTTCGGCCTGTTCGGCCTGCTGCCGCTGCCGCTGGCATGGTCGGTGTGTCTAGGGGCGCCATTGAGCCAGGTCTCGGTGTCCGCAGGCCCGGCAACCGTCGACGACATCGCCGATACGGTCCGCGCCAGGATGCAGGCCCTGCTGGCCGAGATGCTCGCTGACCGGCCGTTCAGTCGCCGGCCCTGA
- a CDS encoding ArsA-related P-loop ATPase, whose protein sequence is MPARILFLTGKGGTGKSTIARALAAEAVAQGRPALVISMPPSSDPRRHARVAASHRPAWEEKTLDEKSDLEAFLNRVLGFRFLARRLQSSGTFAAVAAAAPGLRDLVALAAVAHEARRRRGLVIVDAPSSGHSAPMLEAPRRVLDLAPFGPAAGEARRALALLVDPRSFVALLIATPEELAITEVLALRDDVAVAGVAASNVIVNGCWPAYVNDTEAARLLAETGSSDVALHWQRHVRQRELVALLEETVGPCVRLPFVFDPGHRQLPREAAAALLASLDRAAA, encoded by the coding sequence GTGCCCGCGCGCATCCTCTTTCTTACCGGCAAGGGCGGCACCGGAAAGTCGACCATCGCACGAGCGCTTGCCGCCGAAGCCGTGGCCCAGGGACGGCCGGCCCTTGTCATCTCGATGCCGCCGTCTTCGGATCCGCGCCGCCACGCGCGCGTCGCTGCGAGCCACCGCCCTGCGTGGGAAGAGAAGACGCTCGACGAAAAGAGCGACCTCGAGGCTTTCCTCAACCGTGTCCTCGGCTTCCGGTTCCTGGCCAGGCGGCTGCAGTCCAGCGGGACGTTCGCGGCCGTCGCCGCTGCGGCGCCCGGCCTTCGCGACCTCGTCGCGCTCGCTGCCGTCGCGCACGAAGCGCGTCGCCGGCGCGGCCTCGTCATCGTGGACGCGCCGTCGAGCGGCCACAGTGCACCGATGCTGGAGGCGCCGCGCCGCGTGCTCGACCTCGCGCCGTTCGGCCCCGCGGCCGGCGAAGCGCGCCGCGCCCTCGCCCTGCTCGTCGATCCCCGCTCGTTCGTCGCGCTGCTGATCGCGACGCCCGAAGAGCTGGCAATCACCGAGGTGCTTGCGCTTCGCGACGACGTTGCCGTTGCCGGCGTCGCGGCTTCCAACGTCATCGTCAACGGTTGCTGGCCCGCGTACGTAAACGATACGGAGGCGGCGCGACTGCTCGCAGAGACGGGCTCGAGCGACGTTGCGCTGCACTGGCAGCGTCACGTGCGGCAGCGTGAGCTGGTCGCGCTGCTCGAGGAAACCGTCGGACCCTGCGTGCGACTTCCCTTCGTTTTCGATCCCGGCCACCGGCAGTTGCCGCGCGAAGCGGCCGCCGCGCTCCTGGCCTCGCTCGATCGCGCGGCCGCATGA
- a CDS encoding ArsA-related P-loop ATPase has product MRVSKRRPPARSAKRKQRDDDAAPRDGARSLLDALAGKRLVVLVGEGGVGKTSMSAAIAWARATAGERVAVLTVDPAPRLGDALGVPAFDAEPSTVALPSAGGSLVAMRLDVKHTFDRMVLRHAPSPAAAQALLDHPIYRAIAGQLGGTDSYMALQRLHEITDEARHDCLVLDTPPAANARELLAAPERLAGLLDTGALSILAEPARIVARAGGTVARATFSLLLAAVERVTGTSLQRDVGDFVRLFEGLVGGLEGRARDIDALLRAPQTAFVLVTRPRIADIETALHLRRDLEDAGIGLAAIVVNRATPARQDASPRPRAGRAKRHSPLPPRLAAAARQMESEVAALRDADAAAIAALRDQCRLPGNPCVFVIPASESDVVSIAGVAMLAARLGAPSAQ; this is encoded by the coding sequence GTGCGAGTTTCGAAGCGCCGCCCCCCGGCGCGCAGCGCAAAACGCAAGCAACGCGACGATGACGCCGCGCCGCGGGACGGCGCGCGGTCGCTTCTCGATGCACTCGCCGGCAAGCGCCTGGTCGTGCTCGTCGGCGAAGGCGGAGTCGGCAAGACGTCGATGTCGGCGGCGATCGCGTGGGCTCGCGCGACGGCCGGCGAGCGCGTCGCGGTGCTCACCGTCGATCCGGCACCGCGCCTCGGCGACGCTCTCGGCGTGCCGGCCTTCGATGCGGAGCCGAGCACGGTGGCGTTGCCTTCGGCCGGCGGGTCGCTGGTCGCCATGCGCCTGGACGTCAAGCACACCTTCGATCGCATGGTGCTGCGACACGCACCGTCGCCCGCGGCGGCGCAGGCACTTCTCGACCACCCGATCTACCGCGCGATCGCCGGCCAGCTCGGCGGAACGGACAGCTACATGGCGCTGCAGCGCCTGCACGAGATCACCGACGAAGCCAGGCACGACTGCCTCGTGCTCGACACGCCGCCGGCGGCGAACGCGCGCGAGCTGCTGGCGGCTCCCGAGCGCCTGGCCGGACTTCTCGACACCGGCGCACTGTCGATCCTGGCCGAGCCGGCGCGCATCGTCGCGCGCGCCGGGGGCACCGTCGCACGCGCGACGTTCTCGCTGCTGCTGGCGGCCGTCGAGCGCGTCACCGGAACGTCGCTGCAACGCGACGTCGGCGATTTCGTGCGGCTGTTCGAAGGGCTCGTCGGCGGGCTCGAAGGGCGCGCGCGCGACATCGATGCGCTGCTTCGCGCGCCGCAGACGGCGTTTGTGCTCGTCACGCGGCCGCGCATCGCCGACATCGAGACGGCGCTGCACCTGCGGCGCGATCTCGAGGACGCGGGCATCGGCCTTGCCGCCATCGTCGTCAATCGCGCGACACCGGCCCGGCAGGACGCTTCGCCGCGGCCGCGCGCCGGCCGTGCGAAGCGGCACTCGCCGCTACCTCCACGACTTGCCGCCGCAGCGCGGCAGATGGAGTCCGAAGTCGCTGCGCTTCGCGACGCCGACGCCGCCGCGATCGCGGCGCTGCGCGATCAGTGCAGATTGCCGGGCAACCCTTGCGTATTCGTGATTCCCGCCAGTGAGAGTGACGTCGTGTCGATTGCCGGCGTGGCGATGCTGGCCGCCAGGCTCGGCGCGCCATCGGCGCAGTAG
- a CDS encoding secernin-3, producing the protein MKPAATSIRVSCDSMVALGNRTQSGRTIFSKNSDRPALECQPLFWEPATRFREGETLRCQYVEIEQVPETFALVGARPNWLWGLEHGVNEMGVAIGNHTIFTRDAVADTGLLGMDLVRLGLERGASAGAAAGVIIELVERYGQGGSGYSDTHWPYHNSFLIADAREALLLETSASRWALKRATDGALAASNHASITTDWDELGHDTIEHAIARDWWPEPTGVRFDFARAYRNLDLAPAVISSGRYATTCQALESAGLDVASVQRVMRDHYGSGDVHAPGASPDDEKYFSVCMHADPVGTTTASMVVELPGPDGGPLLAWMALGNPCVVPYLPVFVGAPLPYALCSDGPAGAWRLFKQLLCEVEKDFTTRGRCVRSFWKEHEAAIAAGAQAFLGNLPPPAERTAAAQLFMENAWDATALAAGRLSALVASL; encoded by the coding sequence GTGAAACCTGCGGCCACGAGCATCCGCGTCAGCTGCGACAGCATGGTCGCTCTCGGCAACCGCACGCAGAGCGGCCGAACGATCTTCTCAAAGAATTCCGACCGTCCCGCGCTCGAGTGCCAGCCGCTGTTCTGGGAGCCGGCGACGCGTTTTCGCGAAGGCGAGACGCTGCGCTGCCAGTACGTCGAGATCGAGCAGGTGCCCGAGACGTTCGCGCTCGTCGGAGCGAGGCCGAATTGGCTGTGGGGACTCGAGCACGGCGTCAACGAAATGGGCGTCGCGATCGGCAACCACACGATCTTCACGCGCGACGCGGTTGCCGATACCGGGCTACTCGGCATGGACCTGGTTCGACTGGGACTGGAGCGCGGCGCCAGCGCCGGTGCGGCGGCCGGCGTGATCATCGAGCTGGTCGAGCGCTACGGCCAGGGAGGATCGGGCTACAGCGACACGCACTGGCCGTACCACAACTCCTTCCTGATCGCCGATGCCCGCGAGGCGCTGCTGCTGGAGACCTCCGCGTCGCGCTGGGCTCTCAAGCGCGCGACCGACGGAGCGCTGGCCGCCAGCAATCACGCTTCGATCACGACCGATTGGGACGAGCTCGGCCACGACACGATCGAGCACGCGATCGCGCGCGACTGGTGGCCGGAGCCGACCGGCGTGCGCTTCGATTTCGCGCGCGCGTATCGCAACCTCGACCTGGCCCCGGCAGTGATCTCGTCGGGTCGCTATGCGACGACCTGCCAAGCGCTCGAGTCCGCCGGCCTCGATGTCGCCTCGGTCCAGCGTGTGATGCGCGACCACTACGGCAGCGGCGACGTGCACGCGCCCGGCGCTTCTCCCGACGACGAGAAATACTTCAGCGTATGCATGCACGCCGACCCGGTCGGCACGACCACTGCATCGATGGTCGTCGAGCTTCCCGGCCCGGACGGTGGGCCGCTGCTGGCCTGGATGGCCCTCGGCAACCCCTGTGTTGTTCCTTACCTGCCGGTTTTCGTAGGCGCTCCACTTCCCTACGCACTGTGTTCGGACGGCCCCGCCGGTGCCTGGCGCCTGTTCAAGCAGCTGCTCTGCGAAGTCGAGAAGGACTTTACGACGCGAGGTCGCTGCGTTCGCAGTTTCTGGAAAGAGCACGAGGCGGCGATCGCCGCCGGGGCTCAAGCGTTTCTGGGAAACCTGCCGCCGCCGGCGGAGCGAACGGCGGCCGCGCAGCTTTTCATGGAAAATGCCTGGGACGCGACGGCGCTCGCCGCTGGGCGGTTGTCCGCGCTGGTCGCATCGCTGTAG
- the acpS gene encoding holo-ACP synthase has translation MAVIGIGIDAVAIDRMRRATNGPGRGLRFRERVFTERERSFCEARRDPAECFAARFAAKEAVMKALGAEGIAMAFRDIEVVRAGSGAPRIELHGRVAERARALGADAIHITLTHAEPLALASVVVENIER, from the coding sequence GTGGCGGTCATCGGAATCGGCATCGACGCGGTCGCGATCGATCGCATGCGCAGGGCTACCAATGGCCCGGGGCGCGGCCTGCGCTTTCGCGAGCGCGTCTTCACCGAACGGGAGCGGAGCTTCTGCGAAGCGCGCAGGGATCCCGCCGAGTGCTTCGCGGCACGTTTCGCGGCCAAGGAGGCGGTGATGAAGGCGCTCGGCGCCGAAGGCATCGCGATGGCATTCCGCGACATCGAGGTGGTGCGCGCCGGCTCGGGCGCGCCTCGCATCGAGCTGCACGGGCGCGTCGCCGAGCGGGCCAGGGCGCTCGGAGCCGATGCGATCCATATCACCCTTACGCATGCCGAACCGCTGGCGCTCGCGTCGGTCGTCGTGGAAAACATCGAGCGGTGA
- a CDS encoding radical SAM protein — MTRPGERLLFRPNASGPVSVCLAYPNTWAVGMANLGYQAVFRILATTPGVVCERLFLSDDGSRPVTEESGRSAADFDLVAFSLSFESDYPNIVRMLDGAGIPARATDRRAGARGWPLLVAGGPATFLNPEPVAPFFDLFLVGEAEEMVPEAFAGAPSWTGLSRENILDEMSRVEGAYRPNLHEEVYGDDGNLCERISAPGVAPVVRRRYLSDLDKFPTATAVVAPGSVFGDYFLVEASRGCEWGCRFCAAGFMYRPVRHRSAESLTSQAIAGLSCSSAATVGLVGAEMASHPSIASTCERIADAGGRASPSSLKADQISPRLAAALARTKTKSVTIAPEAGSERMRRVINKNLSEAEILRAAELMAGDGVDSMKLYFMCALPTETEADLDGICDLAAKIRDQMASHGRRRGRVGRITVSLNPFVPKPWTPFQWDPMLPVGVAQSRIAYIRRRTGRMSNVDLDADSPREAYLQTLLSRGDRRVASVIEALARSERGWWQVLGDIRRGHHDVRLDLDAFVHREYEKDAVFPWDFIDHHIERSYLWTERRRALAERETGPCDVATCHSCGAC, encoded by the coding sequence TTGACTCGCCCCGGAGAACGCCTGCTGTTTCGGCCCAACGCTTCGGGCCCCGTCTCGGTATGCCTGGCCTACCCGAACACGTGGGCCGTCGGCATGGCCAATCTCGGCTACCAGGCCGTCTTCCGCATCCTTGCGACCACTCCCGGCGTCGTCTGCGAGCGCCTCTTCCTTTCGGATGACGGCAGCAGGCCGGTTACCGAGGAGAGCGGACGCTCGGCAGCCGACTTCGACCTCGTCGCGTTCTCGCTGTCGTTCGAGAGCGACTACCCGAACATCGTGCGGATGCTCGATGGAGCGGGCATTCCTGCGCGTGCAACCGACCGCCGCGCCGGAGCGCGCGGCTGGCCTCTGCTCGTCGCCGGCGGCCCGGCGACGTTCCTCAATCCCGAGCCGGTGGCGCCGTTCTTCGACCTCTTCCTGGTCGGCGAGGCCGAAGAGATGGTGCCGGAGGCTTTCGCGGGTGCGCCGTCGTGGACCGGCCTCTCTCGCGAAAACATTCTCGACGAGATGTCCCGCGTCGAGGGCGCGTACCGCCCGAATCTCCACGAGGAGGTCTACGGCGACGACGGAAATCTCTGCGAACGGATTTCCGCGCCCGGCGTCGCGCCGGTGGTCCGCCGCCGCTACCTGAGCGACCTCGACAAGTTCCCGACCGCGACAGCGGTCGTCGCGCCGGGCTCCGTGTTCGGCGACTACTTCCTCGTCGAAGCCAGCCGCGGCTGTGAATGGGGCTGTCGCTTCTGCGCAGCCGGGTTCATGTACCGCCCGGTGCGCCACCGAAGCGCCGAGTCGCTGACGTCGCAGGCCATCGCCGGCCTTTCGTGCTCGAGCGCGGCAACGGTGGGGCTGGTCGGCGCCGAGATGGCCAGTCATCCGTCGATCGCGTCGACGTGCGAGCGCATCGCGGACGCGGGAGGTCGCGCGTCGCCGTCGTCGCTCAAGGCCGACCAGATCAGTCCGCGACTTGCGGCCGCGCTGGCGCGCACGAAAACGAAATCGGTGACGATTGCGCCGGAGGCCGGCTCCGAGCGCATGCGCCGCGTGATCAACAAGAACCTCTCCGAGGCCGAGATCCTGCGCGCCGCCGAGTTGATGGCCGGCGACGGCGTCGACTCGATGAAGCTCTACTTCATGTGCGCGCTGCCGACCGAGACCGAAGCCGACCTCGACGGAATCTGCGATCTCGCCGCCAAGATCCGCGATCAGATGGCCAGCCACGGGCGCCGGCGCGGCCGCGTCGGCCGCATCACGGTTTCGCTCAATCCCTTCGTTCCCAAGCCGTGGACGCCGTTCCAGTGGGACCCGATGCTGCCCGTCGGCGTCGCGCAGTCGCGCATCGCGTACATCCGCCGCCGCACCGGGCGCATGTCGAACGTCGACCTGGACGCGGACTCGCCGCGCGAGGCCTACCTGCAGACCCTGCTCAGCCGCGGCGACCGCCGCGTCGCCTCGGTCATCGAGGCGCTCGCGCGCAGCGAGCGCGGATGGTGGCAGGTGCTCGGCGACATCCGCCGCGGCCACCACGACGTTCGTCTCGACCTCGACGCGTTCGTGCACCGCGAGTACGAAAAGGACGCCGTATTTCCCTGGGATTTCATCGACCATCACATCGAGCGCTCGTACCTGTGGACCGAGCGGCGCCGCGCGCTGGCCGAGCGCGAGACCGGCCCCTGCGACGTCGCCACCTGCCACAGCTGCGGCGCGTGCTGA